A genome region from Panicum virgatum strain AP13 chromosome 4K, P.virgatum_v5, whole genome shotgun sequence includes the following:
- the LOC120702253 gene encoding secreted RxLR effector protein 161-like: protein MTVSGVGGGDPIGAKGVASMELTVGSNTLATAFFVFEVQVGVVSRYMSNPKEPHLDAVMHILKYVKGTINFGILYKKINDCQVMGYYDADYTGDCGTRRSTMGYFFSLGSGAISWCSKRQPTVALSSTEAEYRSTAMAAQESTWLKQLMEDLHQPT, encoded by the exons ATGACGGTCAGTGGCGTGGGTGGAGGCGACCCTATTGGTGCTAAAGGGGTGGCTTCCATGGAGTTGACCGTGGGGAGCAACACGCTAGCAACAGCCTTCTTCGTCTTcgaggtgcaag TTGGAGTTGTTAGTCGGTACATGAGCAATCCAAAGGAGCCTCACCTTGATGCAGTCATGCATATCCTCAAGTATGTTAAAGGCACCATCAATTTTGGTATTCTATACAAGAAGATAAATGATTGCCAGGTGATGGGATACTATGATGCCGACTATACAGGAGACTGTGGCACACGGCGATCAACTATGGGATACTTCTTTAGTCTTGGATCTGGAGCTATATCATGGTGCAGTAAGAGACAACCAACTGTGGCATTATCTAGTACTGAAGCAGAGTATCGATCAACAGCAATGGCAGCACAAGAAAGCACCTGGCTGAAGCAGTTGATGGAGGATCTTCACCAGCCAACATAA